GTCCCGGGGGTGATCACCCCCGGGACCTCGTGCCAGCCCCGCCAGCCATGGTTCGTCCATGAACACTCTCATCCTCCGCATGATCGCGGGACGCGTGGTGGTCACCCTGATGACGCTGCTGATCGTCGCCGTCATCATCTTCTTCGCGACCGCGTTCCTGCCGGGGGATGTGGTGCAGATCCTGCTCGGCCAGGCGGCGACGCCCGAGGCGGTGGCGGGCCTGCGCCAGGCGATGCATCTCGACCAGCCGGCCGCCCTGCGCTTCCTGCTCTGGCTGAAGAACCTCGCCACCGGCGACCTCGGCGTGTCCTACGTCAACAACATCCCGGTCGCCGAGCTGATCGGCAACCGCTTGGGCAACTCGCTGAAGCTCGCGGGCGTGACCGCGGCGATCTCGGTGCCGTTCGCCCTGACGCTCGGCATCACCGCCGCCATCCTGCGCGGCACGGTCGTCGACCGGATCATCGCGATCTTCACCATCGCGGTGATCTCGGTGCCCGAGTTCCTGGTGGCGACCCTCTCGGTCATCGTCTTCGCGGTGTATCTCGGCTGGCTGCCGGCCCTGTCGATGACCGGCGACGTCACGACGCTCGGCGGCCTGCTCAAGGCCTTCGCCATGCCGGTGATCACGCTCAGCTTCGTCATCTCGGCGCAGATGATCCGCATGACCCGGGCCGCCGTGATCGAGACCCTGAGCGCGCCCTACGTCGAAATGGCGCTGCTGAAGGGGGCCTCGCGCCGCCGCATGGTGCTGCGCCACGCCCTGCCGAACGCCCTCGGGCCGATCGTCAACGCGGTGGCGCTCTCCCTGTCGTACCTGCTGGGCGGCGTCATCATCGTCGAGACGATCTTCAACTATCCGGGCATCGCCAAGCTGATGCTCGACGCGGTGTCGACCCGCGACCTGCCCCTGATCCAGGGCTGCGCGATGATCTTCTGCCTCGCCTACCTCCTGCTGATCACGATCGCCGACATCGTCACCATCGTCTCCAATCCGAGGCTGCGCCACGCATGAGCGTTTCCCTGTCCAGCACGAGGCCGGCGCGCCGCTGGCGCATCGGCTACCGGATCAGCCCGGTCGGGGCGGTCGCCTTCCTGGTGATCCTCGCCTGGGCGATCGTCGCGGTGATCGCGCCGCTGATCGCCCCTCATCCCGTCGGCGAGATCGTCGATTTCGACTTCTTCCAGCCGATGTCGGCCGCCTACCCGATGGGCACCGACTATCTCGGGCGCGACGTGCTCTCGCGCATCCTGTTCGGCGCCCGCT
This sequence is a window from Methylobacterium sp. SyP6R. Protein-coding genes within it:
- a CDS encoding ABC transporter permease, producing MNTLILRMIAGRVVVTLMTLLIVAVIIFFATAFLPGDVVQILLGQAATPEAVAGLRQAMHLDQPAALRFLLWLKNLATGDLGVSYVNNIPVAELIGNRLGNSLKLAGVTAAISVPFALTLGITAAILRGTVVDRIIAIFTIAVISVPEFLVATLSVIVFAVYLGWLPALSMTGDVTTLGGLLKAFAMPVITLSFVISAQMIRMTRAAVIETLSAPYVEMALLKGASRRRMVLRHALPNALGPIVNAVALSLSYLLGGVIIVETIFNYPGIAKLMLDAVSTRDLPLIQGCAMIFCLAYLLLITIADIVTIVSNPRLRHA